The following proteins are co-located in the Roseiconus lacunae genome:
- a CDS encoding DUF1501 domain-containing protein: MKLHQTCDGVKRRDLLKIGSLSIGGLTLAGYNRLASAGQVAPGFAKRAIFIELPGGPSHMDTFDLKPDAPDTHRGAFKPIQTNIPGIQISEHLPKLAGCMDKFTILRGVSHTLAAHRLGQEYVNTGSKPIPALEFPSYGSVLSKERPADHDIPSSVAVPRAGHGAGFLGIRYSSLETKSQPSFGNPYSVRGISLPGGIGVDEVKRRQSLLQKLDRRFTELEKNDQLLEGLDQFGEQAYSMITSERARTAFDISREPESFAKQFGEESFGQSCLLALRLVESGVRFVTVQLGGWDTHTDNFTKLKDNQLPKLDAGLSGLLNGLDQRGLLESTAVFVTGEFGRTPKINSRSAEGGRDHYPRCMFMLMAGGGIRGGRVVGESDDTASGPRHDGISPDDVAASFYHNLGIDPTLEFQSSTGRPITLVRDGSVINELFS; the protein is encoded by the coding sequence ATGAAACTTCATCAGACCTGTGACGGCGTCAAACGACGCGACTTGCTGAAAATCGGTAGCCTGTCAATCGGCGGACTGACGCTTGCCGGGTACAACCGACTTGCCTCGGCCGGGCAGGTTGCCCCGGGCTTTGCCAAACGTGCGATCTTTATCGAATTGCCCGGTGGACCTTCGCACATGGACACCTTTGACCTCAAGCCCGATGCCCCCGATACACACCGCGGGGCCTTCAAGCCGATCCAAACCAACATCCCCGGAATCCAGATTTCCGAGCACCTGCCGAAGCTGGCCGGTTGCATGGACAAGTTCACGATCCTGCGTGGTGTCAGTCACACCCTAGCCGCCCACCGCCTTGGACAGGAGTACGTCAATACGGGAAGCAAACCAATCCCCGCACTTGAATTCCCCAGCTACGGATCGGTGCTTTCCAAAGAACGTCCCGCCGACCACGACATCCCAAGTTCCGTCGCCGTCCCCCGGGCCGGACATGGCGCCGGATTCCTCGGGATTCGGTATTCGTCACTGGAAACAAAGTCACAACCCTCTTTTGGCAATCCTTACAGCGTTCGTGGGATCTCGCTTCCCGGTGGCATTGGCGTCGACGAAGTCAAACGGCGGCAGTCACTGCTTCAGAAACTCGATCGCCGGTTCACGGAACTTGAAAAGAACGACCAGTTACTCGAAGGGCTCGATCAATTCGGCGAACAAGCCTACTCGATGATCACATCGGAACGGGCCCGAACGGCGTTCGACATCAGTCGGGAACCAGAATCATTCGCGAAGCAATTCGGCGAAGAGTCCTTCGGTCAAAGCTGCCTGTTGGCACTGCGGTTGGTCGAATCGGGCGTCCGTTTCGTCACCGTTCAACTCGGCGGCTGGGACACGCACACCGACAACTTCACCAAGTTGAAAGACAATCAGTTACCCAAGCTTGACGCGGGGTTGAGCGGCCTGCTCAACGGCCTGGATCAACGCGGCCTGCTTGAATCGACGGCGGTATTCGTGACCGGTGAATTCGGACGGACGCCAAAGATCAACAGCCGATCTGCCGAAGGCGGGCGCGACCACTACCCGCGTTGTATGTTCATGCTGATGGCAGGCGGAGGCATTCGCGGTGGGCGAGTGGTCGGCGAAAGCGATGACACCGCTTCGGGTCCACGTCATGATGGTATTTCTCCAGACGATGTCGCGGCCAGTTTTTATCACAACCTTGGCATCGATCCGACACTTGAATTTCAAAGTTCAACCGGCCGGCCGATCACACTGGTACGCGACGGTTCGGTGATCAACGAACTTTTCAGTTAG
- the glnD gene encoding [protein-PII] uridylyltransferase — MGGPSLSDVVLLGREQLREGRERCRRVHNQGGHGSQVSTLVSDLYDDIVLEVFNQACRDHFAGEIPAGMALVAHGGFGRRDLAPYSDADLMLITRSRSTAAAERIAQALTRDLVDIGIDVGFALRTTREACSLSWSDPVIFTSLTESRFLGGSLKVFTRFFESLRHGAYLRRARLIRDLIEARREERTKWGVTSYLLTPNVKKSRGGLRDIQMIRWIGFARYGEVDLEKLLRLNTLSREDYRLVRRAYDFLIRLRNELHFRENRAQDILGRATQMEIAEAWNYKAEDGVLPVEAFMQQYFEVTRAVRYIAGFFADDNRSRPLREQLYEWTASRRIDESIRMGPTHIWVDQSELAEFSHSLPRVLRLMSVANHNNRRIGHYTWQAIRNAMQERVPSTPDSESVGAFLSLLSRGSRLAPLLRRLHELRIIEQLIPEFKRTRGLLQFNAYHKYTVDAHSIRAVEAATDFADDQSSMGRRYRRLKDKTLLHLALLIHDIGKGYPEDHSIVGARIARKVGERFDLDSNSIEILEWLVLKHLAVNNVAFRHDLNDTEIVLSFAKEVGSIRRLELLIVHAVADLAAVGPGVLTDWKMKLIEDLYLRTRRYFETGDVDLDQDALAEEIRHQVEASLADDDGESTSHRLLAQLPLSMLRRELPDVLAKQIDQVARSLDEGKTSYCFHHYDPIPSASRYVVIHRQGKQRVGIFARVAGAFMSCGISILRAEIVTLDDLVWDEFWVNDPDHPEDPPESRIEQISERVTHLLDSPEIPVPPRRQKWTMAKAKEPDSVNVLPSKVDFDNETLDRFTIVSFFAYDQTGLLYRIASALSEMGLVIHFAKIDTHLDQVADVFYVTEIDGGKIEQDARKHEVREVLLAIADQDETNSA, encoded by the coding sequence ATGGGTGGTCCCTCGCTTTCCGACGTCGTCCTTTTGGGACGCGAGCAATTACGCGAGGGACGTGAACGTTGTCGTCGTGTCCACAATCAAGGTGGCCACGGTAGCCAGGTTTCCACACTCGTCAGCGATCTCTACGACGACATCGTTCTTGAGGTCTTCAACCAAGCGTGCCGCGACCACTTCGCGGGTGAAATTCCGGCCGGCATGGCGCTTGTCGCCCATGGGGGATTCGGGCGGCGCGATCTAGCGCCATATTCCGACGCCGACCTGATGCTGATCACGCGCAGCAGAAGCACTGCCGCCGCCGAGCGGATCGCGCAGGCACTGACCCGCGATCTCGTCGATATCGGGATCGACGTCGGTTTTGCGCTGCGTACCACTCGCGAAGCCTGCTCGCTTTCATGGTCCGACCCGGTCATCTTCACTTCGTTGACCGAGTCGCGATTTCTTGGCGGAAGCCTGAAGGTCTTCACGCGATTTTTCGAGTCGCTACGTCACGGTGCCTATCTGCGGCGGGCAAGATTGATCCGTGATTTGATCGAAGCCAGGCGAGAAGAGCGGACCAAGTGGGGCGTGACAAGCTACTTGCTGACGCCGAACGTGAAGAAATCACGCGGCGGGTTGCGTGATATTCAGATGATTCGTTGGATCGGTTTCGCCCGCTATGGCGAGGTCGATCTTGAGAAGCTGTTGCGGCTCAATACGCTTTCCCGCGAAGACTATCGGTTGGTACGTCGTGCGTACGATTTTTTGATTCGGCTCCGCAACGAACTGCATTTTCGTGAAAACCGGGCTCAAGACATCTTGGGGCGGGCGACCCAAATGGAGATCGCCGAAGCCTGGAACTACAAAGCCGAAGACGGTGTTTTACCCGTCGAAGCGTTCATGCAGCAGTATTTCGAAGTGACACGCGCGGTTCGCTACATCGCCGGATTCTTTGCCGACGACAATCGTAGTCGACCGCTGCGGGAGCAACTCTACGAATGGACCGCTTCCAGACGGATCGATGAATCCATTCGAATGGGACCGACTCACATTTGGGTAGATCAATCCGAGTTGGCTGAGTTTTCGCATAGCTTGCCCCGTGTTTTACGGTTGATGAGCGTCGCGAATCACAACAACCGTCGGATCGGTCACTACACCTGGCAAGCGATCCGCAACGCGATGCAAGAACGAGTGCCCTCGACGCCGGATTCAGAATCGGTCGGGGCGTTTCTATCGTTGCTCAGTCGTGGAAGTCGGTTGGCGCCGCTGCTTCGCCGTCTCCATGAATTGCGGATCATCGAGCAGTTGATTCCCGAGTTCAAGCGAACGCGCGGGCTGTTACAGTTCAACGCCTATCACAAATACACCGTTGACGCGCATTCGATTCGAGCGGTCGAAGCGGCAACCGATTTCGCCGATGACCAGTCATCGATGGGCCGTCGCTACCGCCGCTTGAAAGACAAAACCCTGTTGCACTTGGCACTGTTGATTCATGACATCGGCAAAGGCTATCCCGAAGATCACTCCATCGTCGGGGCGCGGATCGCACGAAAAGTCGGCGAACGCTTTGATCTGGATTCCAACAGTATCGAGATCTTGGAATGGTTGGTGCTCAAGCATCTGGCGGTCAACAATGTCGCCTTTCGACACGACCTCAATGATACTGAGATCGTACTTTCGTTTGCGAAGGAAGTCGGATCGATTCGCCGCTTGGAATTGCTAATCGTTCATGCCGTCGCCGACCTTGCCGCGGTCGGTCCTGGCGTGCTAACCGATTGGAAGATGAAACTGATCGAGGACCTTTATCTGCGGACTCGCCGATACTTCGAGACCGGCGATGTTGACTTGGATCAGGACGCGTTGGCCGAAGAGATCCGGCATCAAGTGGAGGCGAGTTTGGCCGACGACGACGGTGAATCGACCAGCCATCGCCTGTTGGCTCAGTTGCCCCTTTCGATGCTGCGGCGAGAACTACCAGACGTTCTCGCCAAGCAGATCGACCAGGTCGCCCGATCGCTTGACGAAGGCAAGACGTCGTATTGTTTCCATCATTATGACCCGATCCCGTCGGCGAGCCGGTATGTGGTGATTCACCGGCAAGGAAAGCAACGGGTGGGAATTTTCGCCCGCGTCGCCGGTGCATTCATGTCGTGTGGGATCAGTATCTTGCGGGCCGAGATCGTCACTCTGGATGATTTGGTTTGGGACGAATTCTGGGTCAACGATCCCGACCATCCCGAAGATCCACCCGAGTCACGGATCGAGCAGATCTCCGAGCGTGTGACCCATCTGCTCGATTCACCGGAGATCCCAGTTCCGCCGCGTCGGCAAAAATGGACCATGGCCAAGGCGAAAGAACCGGACTCGGTTAACGTGCTGCCCAGTAAAGTCGATTTTGATAACGAAACGCTCGATCGATTTACGATCGTGTCATTTTTTGCTTACGATCAGACTGGACTTTTGTACCGAATCGCGTCAGCGCTTTCAGAAATGGGGCTTGTGATTCACTTCGCCAAAATCGATACGCATCTCGATCAGGTCGCCGACGTATTCTACGTGACTGAGATCGATGGCGGAAAAATCGAACAGGACGCTCGTAAACATGAGGTTCGAGAGGTGTTGTTGGCAATCGCCGACCAGGATGAGACAAACTCTGCCTGA
- a CDS encoding P-II family nitrogen regulator, which yields MKKVEAIVRHFKLEDVKNALTDQGIHGMTVSEVRGFGRQKGHTEIYRGTEYAIDFVPKVKIEVICTDANLQTVVDSILQTAQTGQIGDGKIFVTDLEDSIRIRTGERGEEAL from the coding sequence GTGAAAAAAGTTGAGGCCATCGTTCGCCACTTCAAATTGGAAGATGTCAAGAACGCATTGACCGATCAAGGGATCCATGGAATGACCGTCAGTGAAGTCCGCGGATTTGGCCGTCAAAAGGGGCACACGGAAATTTACCGTGGCACCGAGTACGCAATTGATTTTGTGCCGAAGGTAAAAATCGAGGTCATTTGCACGGACGCCAACCTGCAGACGGTTGTGGATTCCATTTTGCAAACCGCTCAGACCGGTCAGATCGGCGATGGAAAAATCTTCGTCACCGATCTCGAGGATTCGATCCGAATCCGAACCGGCGAACGTGGCGAAGAAGCCCTTTAG
- a CDS encoding cob(I)yrinic acid a,c-diamide adenosyltransferase, whose translation MKIYTRTGDAGSTGLFGGPRVCKDDVRIEAYGTIDELNASLGCVRSAGVASGNFDESLDQQLEHIQSELFSIGAELATPDPDKYELRVINNGHVARLESWIDEHETGLPPLKQFILPGGCHAASILHLARAICRRAERRVVTLAAVDGVIVSDAVIVYLNRLSDYLFVLSREANSQAGIEDVIWTRPESPA comes from the coding sequence ATGAAGATCTACACGAGGACGGGGGATGCCGGAAGCACCGGGTTGTTCGGTGGCCCACGAGTTTGCAAAGATGACGTCCGGATCGAGGCGTATGGAACGATCGACGAGCTGAACGCGTCTCTCGGGTGTGTTCGTTCGGCGGGCGTCGCGAGCGGAAACTTTGATGAGTCCTTGGACCAACAGCTCGAGCATATCCAGAGCGAGCTGTTTTCGATCGGCGCCGAATTAGCAACGCCGGACCCCGACAAGTACGAGTTGCGGGTGATCAACAACGGTCATGTCGCGCGTCTGGAGTCTTGGATCGACGAGCATGAGACGGGATTACCGCCGCTGAAGCAGTTTATTTTGCCGGGGGGCTGTCACGCGGCCTCGATTTTACATCTGGCCAGGGCGATCTGTCGCCGCGCCGAACGGCGAGTGGTGACGCTGGCCGCTGTCGACGGAGTAATCGTTTCAGACGCCGTGATCGTTTACCTGAACCGGCTCAGCGACTACCTGTTTGTACTCAGTCGTGAGGCGAATTCGCAGGCAGGGATCGAGGATGTGATCTGGACACGCCCGGAATCACCGGCTTAA
- a CDS encoding bis(5'-nucleosyl)-tetraphosphatase, which produces MTSASPEKKRAAGILIITATSPREFLLLRHPDRWDLPKGHRDGNESDAETALRETEEETGLSADRIRLDPEFRFRLNYPVKYKRSGKAVEKTVTYFIGEVDQTFEPILTEHPEFRWFPWAPPHQIQDQTIDPLLQAVADYLEAKTSS; this is translated from the coding sequence ATGACATCAGCCTCCCCAGAAAAGAAACGCGCCGCCGGAATCCTAATTATTACGGCGACTTCGCCGAGAGAATTCTTGCTGCTGCGCCATCCGGATCGCTGGGACCTTCCCAAAGGCCATCGTGACGGCAACGAATCTGATGCCGAAACGGCACTGCGAGAAACCGAAGAAGAAACCGGATTGTCGGCGGATCGGATTCGTCTCGATCCGGAGTTCCGTTTTCGCCTGAACTATCCGGTCAAGTACAAACGCAGCGGCAAAGCGGTCGAGAAAACCGTGACGTACTTCATCGGTGAAGTCGATCAAACCTTCGAACCGATCTTGACCGAACACCCGGAATTCCGCTGGTTCCCTTGGGCACCGCCTCATCAAATCCAAGACCAGACGATTGACCCATTGCTTCAAGCCGTCGCCGACTATTTGGAAGCGAAAACGTCGTCCTAG
- a CDS encoding transglutaminase-like domain-containing protein: MSRIKILLLLLPLFGCLACDRLIPPRPPIGPAKDSVDDQADPATAQSGADLNANQDAADFEGDWRAWYVHRMGRQVVGISEVSAERVINETVLESGEAQVRYQRKDQLIVRQNTLQFLQITDTQSIESLRANVKTLTSSVTNGLNQASISASRRGNRLAFRFQASGGEPTTQDVVWADGMRGPFAVEQSLRREMMQPGESRRLEGLNSTVNAVAVFELRCTGKASVSMLDGQYETLTEIEVTTLVDAKPVDDQVLWLQDDGVIKKTLRPLIRLESFYVSSAAALNEFTRPLAPVVFSAEGTFGTDSEGRESADVSQFTQAGYIVSKLSGRLQGDETLLPAFGNQFTNNVVVGQQVLVSGDGTAPGEFTQVSADAAAGDLAATKLLETGHPAVVKLAGKTSSDDQVTLESIREVARICGDRLTLVPQGPLRSASQSLRQGQGGEIDQAIVLAAVLRAKQIPARIVLGLAPAAEQSPGSGRTLMKLTGWVTVYVDAQDAGQWVSIDPVSRQTNAVDRLALAVSTSETELSVDLAESFERLGKLRIQIRGGR; this comes from the coding sequence GTGTCCCGGATCAAAATTCTTTTATTGCTATTGCCGCTATTCGGTTGCCTCGCCTGCGATCGGTTGATTCCGCCTCGACCTCCGATCGGTCCGGCGAAGGATTCCGTGGACGATCAGGCCGATCCAGCAACGGCACAGTCCGGAGCCGATCTTAATGCGAACCAAGACGCGGCCGATTTCGAAGGCGATTGGCGAGCTTGGTATGTTCACCGTATGGGACGTCAGGTCGTCGGCATCAGCGAAGTTTCCGCCGAACGGGTCATTAACGAAACGGTGCTCGAATCCGGCGAAGCTCAGGTCCGCTACCAACGCAAAGATCAGTTGATCGTTCGTCAAAACACGTTGCAGTTTCTGCAGATCACTGATACGCAAAGCATCGAATCGCTACGTGCGAATGTGAAAACGTTGACGTCAAGTGTTACCAACGGCCTGAACCAGGCGTCGATCTCCGCGAGTCGACGTGGCAATCGTTTGGCGTTCCGTTTTCAGGCCAGCGGGGGCGAGCCGACGACCCAGGACGTGGTTTGGGCGGACGGGATGCGAGGCCCCTTCGCCGTCGAACAGTCGCTGCGTCGCGAGATGATGCAGCCCGGCGAGTCACGTCGACTCGAAGGATTGAATTCAACCGTCAATGCCGTGGCCGTCTTCGAGCTGCGGTGTACCGGGAAGGCTTCGGTATCGATGTTGGACGGCCAGTACGAAACCTTGACCGAAATCGAAGTGACCACCTTGGTCGATGCCAAACCCGTCGATGATCAGGTGCTGTGGTTGCAAGACGATGGCGTGATCAAGAAAACTTTGCGACCGTTGATTCGTTTGGAATCGTTTTATGTTAGTTCGGCGGCAGCACTCAACGAGTTCACGCGACCGCTGGCACCCGTTGTCTTCAGTGCCGAAGGGACATTCGGAACCGATTCAGAAGGACGGGAGAGTGCCGACGTTAGTCAATTCACTCAGGCCGGTTACATCGTCTCGAAACTCTCCGGGCGTCTGCAGGGTGATGAAACGCTCTTGCCGGCTTTTGGAAATCAATTCACTAACAACGTGGTCGTCGGTCAACAGGTCTTGGTCTCCGGTGACGGCACAGCCCCAGGCGAGTTTACGCAAGTCTCCGCCGACGCCGCTGCAGGTGATCTGGCCGCTACGAAGTTACTCGAGACAGGTCATCCTGCGGTGGTCAAGCTTGCCGGGAAAACGTCATCTGACGATCAAGTGACACTCGAGTCGATTCGCGAAGTGGCACGCATCTGCGGGGACCGACTCACTCTCGTTCCGCAAGGGCCGCTTCGATCCGCCTCGCAGAGTTTGCGTCAAGGGCAGGGCGGTGAAATTGATCAGGCGATCGTGCTCGCAGCCGTGCTTCGGGCCAAGCAGATTCCTGCACGGATCGTACTCGGTCTGGCTCCCGCGGCCGAGCAATCGCCAGGCTCGGGGCGAACGCTCATGAAGTTGACCGGCTGGGTGACCGTTTATGTTGACGCCCAGGATGCAGGGCAGTGGGTTTCAATCGATCCGGTTTCGCGTCAGACCAACGCGGTCGATCGTCTGGCGTTGGCCGTCTCGACAAGCGAGACCGAATTGTCGGTTGACCTTGCCGAGTCATTTGAGCGTCTTGGCAAGCTACGGATTCAGATTCGCGGAGGCCGTTGA
- a CDS encoding NADPH-dependent FMN reductase, with protein MILVISASLNPGSRSRILANAAKSLLENDHQDVATFDLAQTPLPFCDGASAYGDPNVIELGKLIEAANAIIIASPVYNFDVNAAIKNAVELTGKKWTGKVVAMMLAAGGAGSYMSAMGLANSLMLDFRCLIVPRFVYALGDAFEGNEISDENIQARVGQMVQETIRLAEALK; from the coding sequence ATGATCCTGGTAATTAGCGCTAGCCTGAATCCCGGCAGCCGCAGCCGAATCTTAGCGAATGCGGCGAAGTCGCTTCTCGAAAATGACCATCAAGACGTCGCCACGTTCGACTTGGCACAGACACCGCTGCCCTTTTGCGACGGAGCCTCGGCGTACGGCGACCCCAACGTGATCGAGCTGGGAAAACTCATCGAAGCGGCTAACGCGATCATCATCGCCTCGCCTGTCTACAATTTCGATGTCAACGCGGCGATCAAAAACGCGGTCGAACTGACGGGCAAGAAATGGACCGGCAAGGTCGTCGCGATGATGCTGGCGGCAGGTGGCGCCGGAAGCTACATGAGCGCGATGGGGCTGGCCAATAGCCTGATGCTGGATTTTCGCTGCCTCATCGTTCCGCGGTTTGTCTACGCCCTCGGCGATGCCTTTGAAGGCAACGAAATCTCCGACGAGAACATCCAGGCCCGTGTCGGTCAAATGGTGCAGGAAACCATCCGATTGGCCGAGGCCCTGAAGTAG
- the nadD gene encoding nicotinate (nicotinamide) nucleotide adenylyltransferase: MRLGIFGGSFDPVHVGHLWIAEAAWESLSLDRLHWIPTAAQPLKPGGASATPEQRAEMLRLAIGGREGFVVDDREIRRQGVSYTVETIAEMGTEFSDATLFLIIGSDSLASMQRWHEPARLLESVQLSVVQRGGEAEIDFDVLEGLVSTERIEQFKANVIKMPAIEVSSSDIRDRVCQGRSIRYRVPHAVEVYLKANKLYSS; encoded by the coding sequence ATGCGACTAGGGATCTTTGGCGGTTCGTTCGACCCGGTTCATGTCGGACACTTGTGGATCGCCGAGGCGGCGTGGGAGTCGCTATCGCTCGATCGGCTGCACTGGATCCCGACGGCCGCACAGCCACTCAAGCCGGGGGGGGCTTCGGCCACGCCCGAACAGCGAGCAGAGATGTTGCGGCTGGCGATCGGCGGCCGCGAGGGATTTGTTGTTGACGACCGTGAAATCCGTCGTCAGGGCGTCAGCTACACGGTAGAGACGATCGCGGAGATGGGGACCGAATTTTCCGACGCGACGTTGTTCTTGATCATCGGCAGCGATTCGCTTGCTTCGATGCAAAGGTGGCACGAGCCTGCTCGATTGCTCGAATCCGTCCAGCTAAGCGTTGTGCAGCGTGGCGGCGAGGCGGAGATCGACTTTGATGTCCTCGAGGGTTTGGTCTCGACCGAACGCATCGAGCAATTCAAAGCGAATGTGATCAAGATGCCCGCGATCGAAGTCTCAAGCAGCGACATTCGTGATCGGGTGTGTCAAGGGCGAAGCATCCGCTACCGGGTCCCCCATGCGGTCGAGGTGTACTTGAAGGCGAACAAGCTTTATTCAAGTTGA